From the Paenibacillus sp. MMS20-IR301 genome, the window CTTACTCAGATTGTGCTCAATTGTGGCTCGATGGAAATCGAGTACTATACCAATAATCGCTCCCAAGGCGATTGGGGAATCGAACCCCAAGTGGATTCTTACCAAAACGGACCGTACAGGATACCGTAACATACATGCCGGCACTGCGGGATCTTCTTGAGATCCCCGCCTCGTTACGCCGCCCGGATAAGAACCAATGTATGATGAACGCGTTCGGCGTTATCAACTTACTAAGATGCTAAGATTCAAGATGTTGCTTACAGGTTCTATCATCGCTGAACTCAGGCGAAACGAACATGGCGAAAGTATTACGACAGGAGAAAAAATTTCCAGATGGAGAATTGGGGATGCATAGAAAAAAGCTCAAGGGCAGGTGGGTTAGGCCTGCTTTTGAGCTTTTTGGGAGGGGGCAGTTCGTATATTCAAAATTTTCCATTCATGGTATAATCGCAGAAGCAATAGAAGGCTTGTATGGGCGGTCGGCTAATCTCCCGGAAGGGAGGTGATGCCTGTGGAGGTATACCAAGCATTGACGCTAATGATTTCGTTCGCGACTCTGGTTGTGTTGATTCTATCTTTCCACAAAAAGAAATAGGCCGCCCCGGTCAAAGGTAGCGGTCCTATTTCAATGGATAACCCTTTAAAGCCTCCGCCCTTAAAAGCGGCTATTGCGCAGAGAGTCGTGTGTCCAGCACGGCTCTCTTTGCCATTGTACGTTTTTTCTGCCTTTACTATACCACAAATCATTTCAAAAAGTAAGAAATTCACAGTTGCATAAACCCAAAACAAATCTACCTCAAGCATATTAGGATTTTGTATTCAGCGATCTTCACTCCGTGCGTGAATTAAAAATCACATAATCCGGCGCTGTGGGAACATTGATGGTGAATGATAGGGCAGCCGCCTTAGGAGTCGCCTGTGAAGGACCGGGAAGCTGCCGGACTACGGCCTGTCCCCGGCTGTCCACAGCGACGAACTCCAAGCGGGAAGTAGCCTTGGGAATGACAAACCCGGAGGCGTTAATCACACTAAGACTTAGCCGGAAGCTCTTGCCGTCGGTAGTCTGCGTCAGCAGTGTAGGGTAGAAGGGATGCTGATGCTCCCCGCCCAGATCTCCAAACGGGGTAACGCTCTGCCAAGCCTTAGCCTGCGGCAGCTCCGTATCCCCCCGGCCCTGCACTAGCAGTACGTTTCGGCCTAGCACGTTGGACATGTTCTCCCATTTCACCTTCTTCAGCGCAGTGAGGAGAGGATTCATGGGCACAAACAGCACGCCCTCCCGCAGCTGCGGGGACGCCCCAAGCGCTATAGTGCTGCCGTTTCCGGTTACCGCTGTGGCCTGTCCGGCCCGCAGCTGTCCCACACTCTCACCAAGAAGCGATACCGTGGAGCTCTTTGTTGCGGCATCATAGGTCAGCTGCGCACCCAGCGCACCTGCGAGCGCGCGGACAGGAACCATTAATCGGCCTGCCTGCATATAGGGCGCCAGCTTGCCTGGGAACAGCACATATTGGTTATTGATCATTACCGGCATGATCTGGCCTCCTGCTACCGGCGCAGCCTGCGCAGGAGCCGCCGTATGAATTGCCGGCAGCAGACCTGCACATAGCAGCATAATCAAGGTTTTCATAACCAGCCGACACAATGGATGATGGCGATCATTCATAATTGTTCTCTCCCTTTACCGTTTATAATTTGAATAGAATGAAATGCTTAAGGTCTGCACTCTTCCTGGATGCTTTCAAATGTTCCGCACTTCTATCACCCGACCCAAATCCACATACTCTGCATAATCTAGCTTCACCTTAACTCTGCCCTTACGGCGTTTCTCCCGCCACTCACGCAGCGCATCCTCCGTTTCCAGACGGAGCCCGGCAAGCTCTAAGGCCCGGTTCAAGATATACTTACTGGTGTAGAGCACCGTATAGATCCCTTGTCCACCCAGTGCAATAGGGGCGGCCAGCATCTCAGAGCGAGTTATAGGCCGTGTGTATCTACGTCAAGCCCTCCCTTTGCAACTAATTCCTTTAGCTCCAGTACCAGCCCTTCATCGTCTAATTGAGCAAGCTCTTGAATTCCTTCTCTTGCTCCCAATTTAATTGCTGTTGTAATAGTAACCGGATACTTCCGGTCATCCCAAGTATACGAAGCGATCAACCAGCTAAGAAGAGTATTTTCATATTGATCATAGACATTTAAATCTGCGTGATATTGACTAAGCAGTTTCAGCATTCTGGCACGTTCTTGATCGCTTCCTTTAAATCCAATTGACCCCAATATATGAACCGGAGTTTCAGCATAAGTACCTATAGGATTTGAAGATAGATTAGGGTCCGCACCTTTTCTTAACAATAACTCCACAACCTGATATTCATTATTACGAATGGCAAAACTCAATGATGTATACCAGGTAAACGGGTTTTTAAAATTCACATCAGCGCCATGTTCAATAAGTACTAAAGCAATCTCGCTATACTTATTCGTCTCATCTAAATAATCCTGGACCAAGCCACCAAGCAGCAGGGAGTTTTTATCCCATTTCATATTTGGATCTGCTCCGTCTGCCAAAAGAGAAGCCACTAAAGATGTATTAGCAACTTGAACCGCACTAACCAAGTCTTGATTCAAAACAGCTTTATTTTTTTTATTTGGCAAATTGATTATAGCTGCCTGCAAAGTATGCTCCCAGTAAGCCTTGTTGCCAAACAATTCAGCTATGCCTTCTGCGGAAGCATATAATACCCCATTGCTTTTTTTAAGAGGGACGTTCATTTCCTTATACTTCTTGCCATTTTTATTAACGACCGTGCTATCCAGCTTTAACGTAAACGAAGTGGAATTACCAAATAGTGCTGTAAGTACTCGTGATTGATCATTCCATTTAATATTTTTCTTAGCAACCCCCTGTGATTGTAAGAGATCAAATACCGGATATAATATCTTGTTGTTCATTTTTATCACTGGAGCATCTAATTTATAGAACTTCCCGAATACAATTAATCGCGCAGTTTGAATAACATTTTCTTCAGCAAATACCTTCTCACTTTGTATCGGGATAGAAATAAGGAACATTGCCAAACTTAGTGCACATAATGTAATGATATTTACCATTTTTTTAATCATGACATCTATTCCGTTCTATAGTAGATTAGGCTTTCCGTTTAATCTCAATTTTCGCAAAGCTTTCTTTGGCCTGAGATTATTGCCCCTGAGTGCTCGCTCAAGGAAATCTTTCATCTTGTTACAGTCCTTGATTTTATAACGGTCAATATATTTTTCTTAACGGTATTAATGTCCGTGTCTCTGAATCAAATTGATCGTAGTATTGCGTAACTAATTCCGCGAGTAAATCCAAGTCTATTAAAGATAAAGGGATGTTAGATCTTTCCGCTTCATACTTGGCTTCTTTGGTGAATCCGCCAGTAGACACATAAATCCCCCGATCTCCTACTCTTAATCCTCCAGTAAAACTGCGTATTTGATTAGATCCCATAGTGCCTGAACGGTGCTTTACTTCCACTATAATTCTGGGTTCTTCAAGCCCGAGACCATCAGGGGATGCAAATATATCTCTTCCCCGGTCCGGCCCTTTAGGTGATATTCGTGTCTTGTAGCCCATTCCTCTTAGGATGCCCGCAACAAGTTCCTGCATCTGCTCCCAGTCTAACTTAGCAATCTTATCTTTGATAAATTCATTGGACTTCTCAATGACGTCTTCCTTGATGATCTCTAACTCTTCAGCTTCTTCCTCCGTCTCTGCTTTCACAGGCTCTGTTGGTTGATCTGGTGAATTACCTCTTGATTGTCCAGTTTCCATTTGCTTGAGTAATTCCTTCTGAACATCGTTGGGTATAGCTATAATAGTCATTATGGAACCAAGAGTATTCCGGGCGCTTGCCGTCAAAATATCTCTAGATACAGTTCCCTCCCAATCTATTCTGCGAATATGGGGCTTATCTGTAATATAATTTAGAGTACGTCACCTTCAAAAGCTTCTTCATCTCTTGTAAAGTTTTCACTGCATTAATGTTACCCAGTTTTTCCCAACCAATTGCCACAGCTTGTTTTCCTTTAAATTCATCAATAAGGTATGCTCTTTCCCCTGCTCGTACAAGCCACATATTTTTCATAGTTGACCTCCCTTTATTCTTTGTACATGAAGCTTGCGAATCTCGGCATCGGTAATAGGATTTACAATATGTATGGTAATTCGACAATATGGGAATATATCCCTTCCAAAAATAAAAACAAGAAAAAAGACTGTCGTACTGACAGCCTAAACAGGAGTATACATATGCACTTTGATTAAAATTTAATCTGAGGGATCAGAAGGAGTAGTTAAGGCATTTGCAAGCTGCATACCATCCTTTAGTGCGGTCACTTCATTTAATCTGCCTTGCATCGTTTGTGCAAACCATGCCGGAAAGCTCACCATATCTCCTCCATCATAGAAGTTTAAATGACAAGCCTCTAAATGCCGGTTCTTTTCTTGATACATCTGATTAATGATTTCATCCACCTTACGGCTCTGAGCTTGAACCGCTTCATTGCCGCTAAGCGGAACTCCCTGCTCCAGTGATCTCTGCCCAAGTTCGTTCAGCTTGCGTTTTTCCTCCTCATATTTCTGACTCAAGTGCTGCATTCCAACCCCTCCCTTCTGGAAAAGCTATATCTGTAGACGTCATTTACTTAATAAGAAGAACAATATGTTTTTATGTTACGCATATGCGTACCATACTTGGAAATATTATACGGTACGCTTATACGTATAGTCAAGATTTAGACTCAACTAAGTGAGGAGATTCTTATGGGAAAGAGAGTCATCGTAAAAATACCTCAATTAACAAAAAAACATGGAATCTCTCTAAGAGAGCTATCAAGAATATCCGATGTTAGGCACGCTGCTTTGAGCGAATTGGCCAACAATAAAAGAGAAGGTATTAACTTTAATCATATCATTAGGATTGCAGAGTCTTTAGATATTGACGATATTCGGGAGATTATTGATTTGGTGGATACAGAAGATACAAATTGACCATTTTCTCAGCATCCCTCGCTCTTATAAAGCACCAAAAAGGCTCCAAGGTGGACGCAATAACGCATCCATTTTGGAGCCTTCAGTATGCAATACAAGGATTGACCAACATTACTAGATCCCGAAAAACTCTGCTCCCGCCGGAATTCCCATTGGTCCGAACGGGAACGAGATGAGATCCAACGGTTTTGACAGATCCCAGAACCGCCGGAAGGGGCGTTGTTCTCCCACCTGCGGATGTTCCTCCGCCAAGTACAGTCGAACCTTCCACACCTTCAGCCGTGACAACCTTCGCATGTTCCCAAAGACCCTTCGCGGCTCGGAAAAGTGAAGGTTGATTACAAGCTCGAATCCGGTCGACACCGTTCCACGAAGATTTGGTACATCCGTACCTACGGCATTATGATCAATAGCTACTTCAATTCCGGAAAGAAATAAGCAACCTCCGCTTCATATCTGTCCTGTGCCGACAGGCAGGTGTCCAGCAAATATCCTTTTTCCGAAGAGTACTCCTTCAGGCCGCGGTAATAAAACAGCTTATGCTCATGGTCGATGATAAAGGGGAGTACCCCATTTTTCAAACATTCCTTGAACAGGATGATCCTACCGACACGACCGTTTCCGTCCTGGAAAGGATGGATGCTTTCAAATTCATGATGGAAGTCTACGATGTCCTCAAAGGAAATAATGGGTTTTTGGTGATACATGGTGAGCAGCCTCTCCATCGCGCTTGTCACTTTTCCCGGAGCAGTCGTTTTCATATCTCCTACCACATTG encodes:
- a CDS encoding copper amine oxidase N-terminal domain-containing protein → MKTLIMLLCAGLLPAIHTAAPAQAAPVAGGQIMPVMINNQYVLFPGKLAPYMQAGRLMVPVRALAGALGAQLTYDAATKSSTVSLLGESVGQLRAGQATAVTGNGSTIALGASPQLREGVLFVPMNPLLTALKKVKWENMSNVLGRNVLLVQGRGDTELPQAKAWQSVTPFGDLGGEHQHPFYPTLLTQTTDGKSFRLSLSVINASGFVIPKATSRLEFVAVDSRGQAVVRQLPGPSQATPKAAALSFTINVPTAPDYVIFNSRTE
- a CDS encoding stalk domain-containing protein translates to MIKKMVNIITLCALSLAMFLISIPIQSEKVFAEENVIQTARLIVFGKFYKLDAPVIKMNNKILYPVFDLLQSQGVAKKNIKWNDQSRVLTALFGNSTSFTLKLDSTVVNKNGKKYKEMNVPLKKSNGVLYASAEGIAELFGNKAYWEHTLQAAIINLPNKKNKAVLNQDLVSAVQVANTSLVASLLADGADPNMKWDKNSLLLGGLVQDYLDETNKYSEIALVLIEHGADVNFKNPFTWYTSLSFAIRNNEYQVVELLLRKGADPNLSSNPIGTYAETPVHILGSIGFKGSDQERARMLKLLSQYHADLNVYDQYENTLLSWLIASYTWDDRKYPVTITTAIKLGAREGIQELAQLDDEGLVLELKELVAKGGLDVDTHGL
- a CDS encoding restriction endonuclease; translation: MTIIAIPNDVQKELLKQMETGQSRGNSPDQPTEPVKAETEEEAEELEIIKEDVIEKSNEFIKDKIAKLDWEQMQELVAGILRGMGYKTRISPKGPDRGRDIFASPDGLGLEEPRIIVEVKHRSGTMGSNQIRSFTGGLRVGDRGIYVSTGGFTKEAKYEAERSNIPLSLIDLDLLAELVTQYYDQFDSETRTLIPLRKIY
- a CDS encoding helix-turn-helix transcriptional regulator, encoding MGKRVIVKIPQLTKKHGISLRELSRISDVRHAALSELANNKREGINFNHIIRIAESLDIDDIREIIDLVDTEDTN